In one Flammeovirga yaeyamensis genomic region, the following are encoded:
- a CDS encoding MGH1-like glycoside hydrolase domain-containing protein: MKQFVFFLCWILIAQNLWAQDRTTEFQSKISKGWNTWNYYSMLSYVELPSGLSININLRPSVQGTPYDPDYFFDNIQVDKEGKIRPVAHTFDGSYTHVNVDDWKGNKLSIKSAVVDDNIYILVEPIKTSTPYFCEIETGFLWNKRGHLSYLQDQIEAKTEQTTKEIRSTKSDQKIARPYKAPYYSISSDSDFAIYTGSVLSLAKIKNIISNTENNYLSSSKSYGDLAEGYLATQSVLGWNTLYDADKDRVISPVSRGWNEAWQGFVLFEWDTYFAALLQGLGNKEYAYSNALTMSNAVNRYGAIAFTQQPRGQLADNSQPPVGSMVCWLLYEKYQEKWFLEEVYDGLLSWNKWWVKNRNNKGYLTWGASWKGARVQDAAWESGLDNSPMYEDVAIETVGENSLLNIADVGLNSMYVMDCQYLSKIAEVLGKTDDLKSLKEREKQFTKQVQSLWDEEKGIYQNKYLSDDTFCNRLTPTSFYPMIANIPSKKQAKRLLEEHYYNEEEFYGEYIIPSCARNDKSYDNKYWRGAIWGPMNFLVYLGLRNYDQEASKDMADKSYQLFMDAWMNHKYVFENIHSEKGVQDPKDQLDCDPYYHWGALMGLMKFMEEGQYKKKQL, from the coding sequence ATGAAACAATTTGTTTTCTTCCTATGCTGGATACTTATTGCTCAGAATTTATGGGCACAGGATAGGACTACGGAGTTTCAATCAAAGATTTCTAAGGGATGGAATACATGGAATTACTACAGCATGTTAAGTTATGTTGAGCTGCCCTCAGGACTTTCAATCAATATTAATTTACGACCTTCTGTACAAGGTACACCTTATGATCCCGATTACTTTTTTGACAATATCCAAGTAGATAAAGAAGGAAAGATTCGTCCAGTTGCACATACTTTCGATGGTAGTTATACCCATGTAAACGTAGACGATTGGAAAGGAAATAAATTATCAATAAAGTCAGCCGTTGTAGATGACAATATATATATTTTAGTTGAACCTATAAAAACATCAACTCCTTATTTTTGTGAAATCGAAACTGGTTTCTTGTGGAATAAGAGAGGACATCTAAGTTATCTTCAAGATCAAATTGAAGCGAAGACTGAACAAACAACAAAAGAAATTCGATCGACTAAGTCAGATCAAAAAATTGCAAGACCTTATAAAGCACCATATTATTCAATTTCATCAGATAGTGATTTTGCAATATATACAGGTAGTGTATTATCGTTAGCTAAAATCAAAAACATCATTTCTAATACAGAAAATAATTACCTCTCATCATCAAAATCCTATGGTGATTTAGCGGAGGGATATTTAGCCACTCAATCTGTTTTAGGATGGAATACATTATATGATGCCGATAAAGATAGAGTCATTTCACCTGTTTCAAGAGGTTGGAATGAAGCATGGCAGGGTTTCGTACTTTTCGAATGGGATACCTACTTTGCAGCACTTCTTCAAGGCCTAGGGAATAAGGAATATGCCTATTCTAACGCTTTGACCATGTCTAATGCCGTCAATCGTTATGGAGCCATTGCCTTTACACAACAGCCAAGAGGACAATTGGCCGACAATTCTCAACCGCCAGTTGGTAGTATGGTTTGCTGGTTATTGTATGAGAAATATCAAGAAAAATGGTTTTTAGAAGAAGTATATGACGGTTTATTGAGCTGGAATAAATGGTGGGTAAAGAATAGAAATAACAAAGGTTACCTCACTTGGGGAGCCTCTTGGAAAGGAGCAAGAGTTCAAGATGCGGCATGGGAATCTGGTCTAGATAACAGTCCTATGTACGAAGATGTGGCTATAGAAACCGTGGGAGAAAACTCTCTATTGAATATTGCCGATGTAGGGTTGAATAGTATGTATGTGATGGATTGTCAGTACCTCTCTAAAATTGCAGAGGTTTTAGGTAAGACGGATGACTTAAAATCACTAAAAGAAAGAGAAAAACAATTCACGAAACAAGTTCAATCACTTTGGGACGAAGAAAAAGGCATCTATCAAAACAAATATTTAAGTGATGATACTTTCTGCAATCGACTTACCCCAACATCATTTTATCCGATGATTGCCAATATTCCTTCTAAGAAACAGGCAAAACGATTATTAGAAGAGCATTACTATAATGAAGAGGAGTTTTATGGTGAGTATATCATTCCATCTTGTGCGAGAAACGACAAGAGTTATGACAATAAATATTGGAGAGGTGCCATCTGGGGACCAATGAATTTCTTGGTCTACTTAGGCTTAAGAAACTACGATCAGGAGGCATCAAAAGATATGGCCGATAAATCCTATCAACTGTTTATGGATGCTTGGATGAACCACAAATATGTCTTCGAAAATATTCATTCAGAAAAAGGAGTGCAAGACCCTAAAGACCAATTGGATTGCGATCCTTATTATCATTGGGGAGCATTGATGGGATTGATGAAATTTATGGAAGAGGGACAATATAAAAAGAAACAACTATGA
- a CDS encoding DUF6150 family protein has product MKLYFINLLLLFGLLFNTNCDGVLASDVDAKPRVFIVTERWKADYIVSTVDQSYKADIIVSSKSWDATADWILVDKQYQADHTMYITGKKWEADKLIYIK; this is encoded by the coding sequence ATGAAATTATATTTTATCAATTTACTTTTACTTTTTGGTCTATTATTTAACACAAATTGTGATGGTGTTTTAGCATCAGATGTAGATGCTAAACCTAGAGTGTTTATTGTTACGGAAAGATGGAAAGCAGATTACATTGTGAGTACAGTAGATCAAAGTTACAAAGCAGATATTATTGTGTCATCCAAAAGTTGGGACGCTACAGCTGACTGGATATTAGTCGATAAGCAATACCAAGCAGACCATACCATGTACATTACTGGAAAAAAATGGGAGGCTGATAAACTCATCTATATCAAGTAA
- a CDS encoding beta-glucosidase — MKRFSIIVLTGLIFWGCQSATTTHQETDIVSENYEYPFRNHELSIEERVDDLVGRLTLEEKILQLFNDAPAIDRLGIPSYNWWNEALHGVARAGKATVFPQAIGMASTFNEELMLDISTAISDEGRAKHHHFEDNGVRSIYSGLTFWSPNINIFRDPRWGRGQETYGEDPYLTGRMAVNFIKGLQGDDPKYFKSIATAKHYAVHSGPEYSRHSDNFYVNDRDLYQTYLPAFKMAVEDANVYSIMCAYNRFRDRPCCGSDLLLDDILRKEFGFEGYVVTDCGAITDFYKKGHHEVVETPSQAMGWALASGTDLNCEMDIEFIQDNLQEAVANGVINEANINRAVKRLFTARFKLGMFDPKEKVAYAQIPMSVVGSPEHQILATKAAEESFVLLKNNDILPLAKSTKIALIGPNADNEDILLGNYNGLPIAPITPKKGLESVFGKENVMYAAGSPLVPTLYGNVKPVPSEFLYHDANGKIEKGLKAEYYKDVKMIGNLVKERLEFSDIERDDKAFMTRVDPSIDFLWETTPISGKLEESFAVRWTGKVKAPKTATYRFSGNLTIKMNGEIINGASIDMVKDQYYDIEADYVIHPFWWGNTITPHVKMNWVELSKDYTTEAIEVAKQSDVIVFCGGISPRLEGEEMKIDIDGFAHGDRTHLQLPQLQKDLLQKLYTLGKPIVYVNFSGSALALNWNKKNADAILQGFYPGEKTGIGLANIISGKTSPSGRLPITFYQSVDDLPDFTDYAMKGRTYRYFEGTPLYPFGYGLSYHEVDMQLLSMKEEMNVGQSLDIELSIENKSNKAIKEVVQVYLKDVKADVTVPLQSLASFKKVSLEPNEKKDVKLTIDAERFELINKELKKEIQLGTFEVHIKVSDNNQAEFITKKVEVKKSML, encoded by the coding sequence ATGAAAAGATTTAGCATTATTGTATTGACCGGATTAATTTTTTGGGGATGTCAGTCAGCTACAACCACCCATCAAGAAACTGATATTGTATCCGAAAATTATGAATATCCATTCAGGAATCATGAATTAAGCATAGAAGAACGTGTGGATGATTTGGTGGGACGTCTCACTTTAGAGGAGAAGATTCTTCAATTATTTAATGATGCACCTGCCATAGATCGCTTAGGAATTCCATCATACAATTGGTGGAACGAAGCTTTGCATGGTGTGGCTAGAGCAGGAAAAGCCACAGTCTTCCCTCAAGCGATTGGTATGGCTTCCACTTTTAACGAAGAGTTGATGTTGGATATCTCCACAGCCATCTCAGACGAAGGGCGTGCCAAGCATCATCATTTTGAAGATAATGGTGTGAGAAGTATTTATAGTGGCCTTACTTTTTGGTCGCCAAACATTAATATTTTTAGAGACCCTCGTTGGGGTCGTGGTCAGGAAACGTATGGGGAAGATCCTTATCTAACGGGTCGTATGGCGGTTAATTTTATCAAAGGTTTACAGGGAGACGATCCGAAATATTTTAAATCGATTGCTACTGCAAAACATTATGCTGTGCATAGTGGACCAGAATACTCACGTCATTCGGATAATTTTTATGTGAATGATAGAGATCTATATCAGACCTATTTGCCTGCTTTTAAGATGGCGGTCGAAGACGCGAATGTGTATTCAATTATGTGTGCCTATAACCGATTTAGAGATCGACCATGTTGTGGATCTGACCTCTTATTGGATGATATTTTACGTAAAGAATTTGGGTTTGAAGGATATGTGGTAACTGACTGTGGTGCCATAACTGATTTTTATAAAAAGGGACATCACGAGGTTGTAGAGACACCTTCTCAGGCCATGGGTTGGGCGTTGGCTTCTGGTACAGATTTAAATTGTGAAATGGATATAGAGTTCATTCAAGATAATCTTCAAGAAGCAGTAGCGAATGGAGTGATTAATGAAGCAAACATCAACCGAGCGGTGAAAAGGTTGTTTACTGCTCGATTCAAATTAGGCATGTTTGATCCGAAAGAGAAAGTGGCCTATGCACAAATTCCTATGTCAGTTGTCGGTAGCCCTGAACATCAAATTCTTGCCACAAAAGCGGCAGAAGAGTCTTTTGTTCTTTTGAAAAATAATGATATTCTACCATTGGCTAAATCAACAAAAATAGCTTTGATTGGTCCAAATGCTGATAATGAAGATATACTTTTAGGTAATTATAATGGATTGCCAATTGCTCCTATCACTCCAAAAAAAGGATTAGAATCAGTCTTCGGTAAAGAGAATGTGATGTACGCTGCAGGTAGTCCGTTAGTCCCTACATTATACGGAAATGTAAAACCAGTTCCATCAGAATTTTTATATCATGATGCAAATGGAAAGATAGAGAAAGGACTAAAAGCCGAATACTATAAAGACGTGAAAATGATTGGTAATCTTGTGAAAGAAAGACTTGAGTTTTCAGATATCGAGAGAGATGATAAGGCGTTTATGACTCGAGTGGATCCATCCATTGATTTTCTTTGGGAAACAACACCGATTAGTGGAAAGCTAGAAGAATCTTTTGCCGTGAGATGGACGGGTAAAGTGAAAGCTCCAAAAACAGCCACCTATCGTTTTAGTGGTAATCTCACCATTAAAATGAATGGAGAGATAATTAATGGAGCATCTATTGACATGGTTAAAGATCAGTATTATGATATTGAAGCAGATTATGTCATTCATCCATTTTGGTGGGGAAATACCATCACACCTCATGTGAAAATGAATTGGGTAGAATTGTCTAAAGATTATACAACTGAAGCTATTGAGGTCGCCAAACAAAGTGATGTTATCGTTTTCTGTGGAGGTATTTCGCCTCGTTTAGAGGGAGAAGAAATGAAGATTGATATTGACGGATTTGCTCATGGCGACCGTACTCATCTACAATTGCCACAATTACAGAAAGATCTTTTACAAAAGCTCTATACATTGGGTAAACCTATAGTGTATGTCAATTTCTCTGGGAGTGCACTGGCTTTAAATTGGAACAAGAAAAATGCAGATGCTATTCTTCAAGGGTTTTATCCCGGTGAAAAAACGGGTATTGGTTTAGCAAATATAATATCAGGTAAAACGTCACCTTCCGGTAGATTACCTATCACTTTTTATCAATCTGTAGATGACTTACCTGACTTTACTGATTACGCCATGAAGGGAAGAACGTATCGTTATTTTGAAGGTACACCTCTTTATCCTTTTGGGTATGGTTTGAGTTATCATGAGGTAGATATGCAATTACTATCCATGAAAGAAGAAATGAATGTCGGTCAATCTCTTGATATCGAATTAAGTATTGAGAATAAATCAAACAAAGCAATCAAAGAGGTAGTGCAAGTGTATCTTAAAGATGTAAAAGCCGATGTGACTGTTCCTTTACAATCTCTAGCATCATTTAAGAAAGTGAGCCTTGAACCTAATGAAAAGAAAGATGTGAAATTAACTATTGATGCTGAACGTTTTGAGTTGATCAATAAAGAACTGAAGAAAGAAATTCAGCTGGGTACTTTCGAGGTACACATCAAAGTCAGTGATAACAACCAAGCAGAGTTTATTACCAAAAAGGTTGAAGTAAAGAAATCCATGTTATAA
- a CDS encoding PKD domain-containing protein has product MRTKMFNLKSVSVLFALMLVFWSCEEDQDITKVEVSASFTSEVEGLKATFTNTSENATSYEWDFGDGNTSTEKNPSNTYEAGGDYTVTLTAYGEDESDMAEETTTVTVTSVDPCLTHDGSESGNLIVGGQFESCDAQYWTALTTGQKNDGGTEEHAKFEFGYTDYKPTNGEGGALYIHPDNDEAGGEEGTILYQEVSLTKGLYQFNAQVKLDGENEADPTSAMNSYWFEFYVHNEEPVEGDGYNNTAVSGWIYGGWTGWAFEIPAMDGFLPHTLMAANQADDDGNFVVEEDGTYYVAIKFGKGNDADGASFGEGIALDKMHLARVGDIPECYGYEETPIEGNYIKGGGMETCDANYWTVIAANLDEVPPMFGYTDYAPANGTDGALYFSTPEANDGVGGTAGTVYQYMGILEAGTYEISALVKQGGVEGGNSQFWWEMYVWTEEPVAGEEYQPKESDADDAFKVAPIGGYTHAGWGPRPDIGVGVATTAHDGQMQWGHNPYDQANNSGQFTIAEDGEYYFVFKFGTWEGSLGEGISIDDLKITKVVQ; this is encoded by the coding sequence ATGAGAACTAAGATGTTTAATTTAAAAAGCGTAAGCGTACTATTTGCTCTTATGTTAGTATTTTGGTCTTGTGAAGAGGACCAAGATATCACAAAAGTTGAAGTATCTGCTTCATTTACTTCTGAAGTAGAAGGTTTAAAAGCTACATTCACTAACACTTCTGAAAATGCGACTTCATATGAGTGGGACTTCGGTGATGGTAATACTTCTACAGAAAAAAATCCTTCAAACACTTACGAAGCGGGTGGAGATTATACTGTCACACTAACAGCTTATGGTGAAGATGAATCAGATATGGCTGAAGAAACGACAACAGTAACTGTAACATCTGTTGATCCTTGTTTAACACATGATGGATCTGAATCTGGTAACCTTATTGTTGGTGGACAATTTGAGTCATGCGACGCTCAATATTGGACTGCTTTAACAACAGGTCAGAAAAATGATGGTGGAACGGAAGAACATGCTAAATTCGAGTTTGGCTATACTGACTATAAACCAACAAATGGTGAAGGTGGAGCTTTATATATTCATCCAGATAATGACGAAGCAGGTGGAGAAGAAGGTACAATTCTTTATCAAGAAGTATCGCTTACTAAAGGTTTATACCAATTTAACGCACAAGTAAAATTGGATGGAGAGAACGAAGCTGATCCGACTTCTGCAATGAATTCTTATTGGTTCGAATTCTATGTACATAACGAAGAGCCAGTTGAAGGTGATGGTTATAATAATACAGCAGTTTCAGGTTGGATCTATGGTGGATGGACTGGTTGGGCTTTTGAAATCCCAGCAATGGATGGTTTCCTTCCACATACTTTAATGGCAGCTAATCAAGCTGATGATGATGGGAACTTTGTTGTTGAAGAAGATGGTACTTATTATGTAGCGATCAAGTTTGGTAAAGGTAATGATGCTGATGGAGCATCATTCGGTGAAGGTATTGCATTAGATAAAATGCATTTAGCTAGAGTGGGTGATATTCCAGAATGTTATGGTTACGAAGAAACTCCAATTGAAGGCAACTACATTAAAGGTGGTGGCATGGAAACATGTGATGCAAACTATTGGACTGTAATTGCAGCTAATTTAGATGAAGTACCTCCAATGTTTGGTTATACAGATTACGCTCCTGCAAATGGTACAGATGGAGCTTTATATTTCTCAACTCCAGAAGCAAACGATGGTGTTGGAGGAACTGCAGGTACGGTGTACCAATACATGGGTATTTTGGAAGCAGGTACTTACGAAATTTCAGCACTTGTAAAACAAGGTGGTGTTGAAGGTGGTAACTCTCAATTCTGGTGGGAAATGTATGTTTGGACTGAAGAACCTGTTGCCGGTGAAGAGTACCAACCAAAAGAATCTGATGCAGACGATGCATTTAAAGTTGCTCCAATTGGTGGTTATACACATGCTGGATGGGGACCTCGTCCTGATATTGGAGTGGGTGTAGCTACTACTGCTCACGACGGACAAATGCAATGGGGACATAACCCTTATGACCAAGCGAATAACAGCGGTCAGTTTACAATTGCAGAAGACGGAGAATATTACTTTGTGTTTAAGTTTGGTACTTGGGAAGGATCGTTGGGAGAAGGTATCTCAATTGACGATTTGAAAATTACGAAAGTAGTTCAATAA
- a CDS encoding NCS2 family permease: MELLDKIFKLKENNTTVSKEFIGGLTTFLTMAYIIFVNPDILGEAGMDKPALFSVTLIAAIIGTLLAAFWGKMPFAMAPGMGLNAFFTYTLVLGAGVPWETALGIVFISGVAFVILTFMGVREKIANAIPLFLRISVTAGIGLFITFIGMQNMGLIVASPATLVTLGKFNPAVIISLIGFFIIVILEYRKVTGGILIGILFITISGIIVTYLGENYTWFSNILGESDAYKIILPKTLVDTPPSIAPIFMKLDIMSALKWTFIGPIFSFMFVDLFDSLSTIIACSNQAGLTKKDGSVPRLDKILEADAASTVVGSVLGTSTTTIYIESASGIASGARTGLASVFTALLMFACLFFAPVAGIVPKYATAPALLMVGVYMFMNIKEVKFDSMITAVPAFLTIILMPLTYSISMGITFGFISYVLLMVLGGKAKELPVTMYVIGALSVLNLIAG, encoded by the coding sequence ATGGAATTACTAGACAAGATTTTCAAACTAAAAGAAAACAATACTACGGTAAGTAAGGAGTTTATTGGTGGCTTAACCACTTTCCTTACAATGGCCTATATTATATTCGTTAACCCCGATATTTTAGGAGAAGCAGGTATGGATAAGCCAGCTTTATTTTCGGTAACGTTAATAGCAGCAATTATTGGTACTTTACTAGCAGCATTCTGGGGTAAAATGCCATTTGCCATGGCTCCAGGAATGGGCTTGAATGCTTTCTTTACCTATACTTTGGTACTAGGTGCAGGTGTGCCTTGGGAAACCGCTTTAGGTATTGTATTTATTTCTGGTGTGGCCTTTGTTATCTTAACTTTTATGGGAGTTAGGGAAAAAATTGCCAATGCCATTCCTTTATTCCTTAGGATTAGTGTTACTGCCGGTATTGGTTTGTTTATCACTTTTATCGGTATGCAAAACATGGGGCTAATTGTGGCAAGTCCAGCTACATTAGTGACTTTAGGTAAATTTAATCCTGCTGTAATTATCTCATTAATTGGTTTCTTTATTATAGTCATTTTAGAATATAGAAAAGTAACTGGAGGTATTTTGATAGGTATTTTATTTATTACGATCTCAGGTATTATTGTTACCTACCTAGGAGAAAATTACACTTGGTTTTCAAATATTTTAGGGGAAAGTGATGCTTACAAAATCATTTTACCAAAAACACTTGTAGATACACCTCCATCAATAGCACCCATTTTCATGAAATTGGATATTATGAGTGCTTTAAAATGGACGTTTATCGGACCAATTTTCTCTTTCATGTTTGTTGATTTATTCGATTCGTTATCTACGATTATCGCTTGTTCAAACCAAGCAGGCTTAACAAAGAAAGACGGTTCAGTTCCACGTTTAGATAAAATATTAGAAGCAGATGCAGCCTCTACTGTGGTAGGTTCAGTATTGGGTACTTCTACTACAACAATATATATCGAATCTGCATCAGGTATCGCTTCAGGAGCAAGAACAGGTTTAGCTTCTGTATTTACAGCCTTGCTGATGTTCGCCTGTTTATTCTTTGCACCAGTTGCAGGTATCGTACCTAAATATGCAACAGCACCAGCATTATTAATGGTAGGTGTGTACATGTTCATGAACATCAAAGAAGTAAAATTTGATAGCATGATCACTGCAGTTCCTGCTTTCTTAACCATCATTTTAATGCCATTGACTTACTCTATCTCAATGGGTATCACATTCGGTTTTATCTCTTATGTGTTATTGATGGTCTTAGGAGGAAAAGCAAAAGAATTACCAGTTACTATGTATGTAATTGGAGCATTATCGGTACTTAACTTAATTGCCGGATAA
- a CDS encoding NADAR family protein: protein MHYLSVDEVKELCQTSTYSLKNFVSDQKTLFPYQLENLFDEAERGTIRNQDIQSFFRLNQNKKFTICKEVNQLGNLAEGFPIKIPKFPHFRTAEHLYQCLRLDISKGQEVFEKQLMIIDQTSGEGAKLMGDRKEEMRSFWHPEWLMNDWEMRDLPFNNYQEKHWKAKTEIINCMWFVLLHKLGSNRKEFARVLLKNGAVHQSPIVQVEKNNRNADLFWGAKVEQNATIRGVNMMGKLLGRLRDMYRMELLMKKPELEILKVKAPKSFTLIGAEVGFVDYN, encoded by the coding sequence ATGCATTATTTATCAGTTGATGAAGTAAAGGAACTTTGTCAGACGTCTACATATAGCTTAAAAAATTTCGTTTCAGATCAGAAAACTCTTTTTCCTTATCAACTAGAAAATTTATTTGATGAAGCTGAAAGAGGTACTATTCGAAATCAAGATATTCAATCCTTTTTTCGATTAAATCAGAATAAGAAATTTACTATATGTAAAGAAGTGAATCAATTAGGGAATTTGGCGGAAGGTTTTCCCATAAAGATTCCTAAATTCCCTCATTTTAGAACAGCAGAACATTTATATCAGTGTCTACGATTGGATATTTCTAAAGGACAAGAAGTATTTGAGAAACAATTGATGATTATTGATCAAACATCAGGAGAAGGAGCAAAGCTGATGGGAGATAGAAAAGAAGAAATGCGTTCTTTTTGGCACCCTGAGTGGCTGATGAATGATTGGGAGATGAGAGATTTACCATTCAATAATTATCAAGAAAAACATTGGAAGGCAAAAACAGAGATCATTAATTGTATGTGGTTTGTTTTGCTACATAAGTTAGGCAGCAATCGAAAAGAGTTTGCTAGAGTACTTTTAAAAAATGGAGCCGTACATCAATCTCCAATTGTTCAAGTGGAGAAAAACAACCGTAACGCAGATCTATTTTGGGGTGCAAAAGTAGAACAGAATGCGACTATTAGAGGAGTAAATATGATGGGTAAATTATTAGGTAGATTGAGGGATATGTACCGAATGGAATTACTCATGAAGAAACCAGAATTAGAAATTCTAAAAGTAAAAGCGCCAAAATCATTTACCTTAATAGGAGCGGAAGTGGGTTTTGTAGATTATAACTAA
- a CDS encoding LacI family DNA-binding transcriptional regulator — protein sequence MAKVYTIHDIAIRLNISKSTVSRALRNHPDVSKETKQAVFDMAEKLNYQKNILASNLASKSTNLIGVVIPEIARQHFFAQALSGIQKVAKENGYIVMVCQSNEELQEEINQVRALVNSRVAGILISLSKETNSFGHLQEALDRNIPVVLFDRGTDQLEVSQITVDDYKGAFDITQHLIDQGYSNLAHLSGPMSLSISQKRYNGFIDALKNNGLNSAEAVVYQCDNLSLDAKEAVDRLLSMKKQPDAVFCMSDYMAIQVLKHLKDSGLKVPQDIAVAGFAGDPITELMEPQISTVEQPAFDIGVQAAKRLIMEVETEDKETLGFVNKVLPTKVISRSSTVK from the coding sequence ATGGCTAAGGTATATACCATACACGATATCGCAATACGACTAAACATTTCTAAATCAACGGTTTCTAGAGCATTAAGAAATCATCCTGATGTGAGTAAAGAAACTAAGCAGGCTGTTTTTGATATGGCAGAGAAATTAAATTATCAAAAAAACATTCTAGCATCTAATTTAGCATCAAAAAGTACAAATTTGATAGGTGTAGTAATTCCTGAAATCGCTAGACAACATTTTTTTGCTCAAGCATTAAGTGGTATTCAAAAAGTAGCTAAGGAAAATGGGTACATCGTCATGGTTTGTCAATCCAACGAAGAACTTCAAGAAGAGATTAATCAGGTACGTGCTTTAGTTAATAGTCGAGTGGCAGGAATATTAATATCTTTATCCAAAGAGACCAATAGTTTTGGACATCTTCAAGAGGCTTTAGATAGAAATATACCTGTAGTGTTATTCGATAGAGGAACAGATCAATTGGAGGTTTCTCAAATTACAGTAGACGATTATAAGGGTGCTTTTGATATCACACAACATCTAATCGACCAAGGGTATTCTAATTTGGCCCATCTATCAGGTCCAATGAGTTTGTCAATTAGTCAGAAAAGATATAATGGTTTTATTGATGCACTAAAGAATAATGGTTTGAATTCAGCTGAAGCGGTGGTGTATCAATGTGATAACTTAAGCTTAGATGCCAAAGAAGCAGTAGATCGATTATTGTCTATGAAGAAACAACCTGATGCTGTTTTTTGCATGAGTGATTACATGGCGATTCAAGTTTTAAAACATCTTAAGGATAGTGGATTGAAAGTCCCTCAGGATATTGCTGTAGCCGGGTTTGCTGGAGATCCAATAACAGAATTGATGGAACCCCAAATATCTACAGTAGAACAACCTGCTTTTGATATTGGTGTGCAAGCTGCCAAACGATTAATTATGGAAGTGGAAACGGAAGACAAAGAAACATTGGGCTTTGTAAATAAAGTACTTCCCACGAAAGTAATCTCACGTTCTTCTACAGTAAAATAA